Proteins encoded together in one Gemmatimonadota bacterium window:
- a CDS encoding alginate lyase family protein: MDLAKFRDDTILAEWMLSEVEQGEHADLPMKIGDWNCANEIRAEIFLPDNVDDQIYCTLTSGHRTEGMSEDDGYRFNAIASPRGGNIWQGWREFRFPAECFYTLGIPSGWSQMVSGTIRLPSGSRIRNIRLLQREVARGPRMTDKALINALDLNHPGLEAAAQADTIQTQLAEIAAYFRRSTFNRRHVIPDPAPKANIEEANRILSGHIMDHYWPDGVDWDANPYGYIEWSIRIHGFPYFTPLELAWEETRDPKYAKAIENILRDWMQKTPMPYVVRAGGLAWGHSLIVSMRAFSTLVDIFTVLCDCPDTEDQTIIDLLKSIYEHEAYLMQFESFPPSNKTISEGRSMLATACSFPEFRESEEWYHAASQQLLDDMNIQVMRDGASYELTPGYQIAIAAWFLEVFEVARKFGRSLDPEIEAGIRRMYDWSTSVNRPDFSCPSVSDAGSLDGKFARSLIKPGRVLDNPTAVWVGTEGEEGHPPNYTSIAHRDSGYFVMRSGWDRDARYCLFEGGPYGRFHQHEDMLSFDLYAHGLPFLVDPGITSYFPNEWTSFYRTTEAHNTVLVDGCGQNRREQTIDEWIESARDKTVWRSDDRADVAIATYDAGYVGLDADIAHRRTVMFVKPNYFLIFDELIGEGQRTYEALFHFMPYRVLIDPDTRAVRTGRMTPPNLEILPLANMTPRLICGQNDPVQGWLAISGQDVPAPVAIYKKRATLPFRTGYVLVPFTDGTTAGITSRITRRGDTWNVYITHPDGRVDRIKMDWCDKQGPVLT; this comes from the coding sequence ATGGATCTCGCCAAATTTCGAGATGATACGATTCTCGCCGAATGGATGCTCTCAGAAGTTGAACAGGGGGAACACGCCGACCTCCCCATGAAAATTGGCGATTGGAACTGCGCCAACGAGATTCGCGCTGAAATTTTCCTTCCGGACAATGTCGATGACCAGATCTACTGCACGCTTACCTCGGGGCACCGAACCGAAGGTATGAGCGAAGACGACGGCTATCGATTCAACGCCATCGCCTCCCCGCGCGGGGGCAACATCTGGCAGGGTTGGCGAGAATTTCGCTTTCCCGCCGAATGTTTTTACACTTTGGGCATTCCCTCTGGATGGAGCCAGATGGTTTCGGGCACCATCCGCCTTCCATCGGGCAGTCGCATCCGAAATATCCGCCTGCTCCAGCGCGAAGTCGCGCGCGGACCTCGCATGACCGACAAAGCTCTGATCAACGCCCTGGACCTGAACCATCCCGGCCTTGAAGCCGCAGCGCAAGCCGATACAATCCAGACCCAACTTGCAGAAATTGCAGCCTACTTCCGGCGCAGCACCTTCAATAGACGCCACGTTATACCCGATCCCGCTCCCAAAGCCAATATAGAAGAAGCCAACCGGATTCTCTCCGGGCACATCATGGACCATTACTGGCCCGACGGTGTCGATTGGGACGCCAATCCGTATGGATACATCGAATGGTCCATTCGCATCCACGGCTTTCCCTATTTCACGCCGCTCGAACTCGCCTGGGAAGAAACCCGCGACCCGAAATACGCAAAAGCCATCGAAAATATCTTGCGCGACTGGATGCAAAAAACCCCCATGCCCTACGTCGTGCGCGCCGGTGGCCTTGCATGGGGGCATTCTCTAATCGTGAGCATGCGGGCATTCTCCACACTCGTCGATATCTTCACCGTACTCTGCGATTGCCCAGACACCGAAGACCAAACCATCATAGACCTGCTCAAATCAATCTATGAGCACGAAGCCTATCTCATGCAATTCGAATCCTTCCCCCCCTCCAACAAAACCATCTCCGAAGGGCGGTCTATGCTTGCGACCGCCTGCTCATTCCCCGAATTTCGGGAATCGGAAGAATGGTATCATGCAGCCAGCCAGCAACTTTTAGACGACATGAACATTCAGGTCATGCGAGATGGTGCTTCTTACGAACTCACCCCAGGCTACCAGATAGCCATCGCGGCCTGGTTCCTGGAAGTTTTTGAAGTCGCCCGTAAATTTGGCCGATCTCTGGATCCGGAAATAGAAGCAGGCATAAGGCGAATGTACGACTGGAGTACCTCCGTCAACCGTCCCGATTTCTCCTGTCCCTCTGTTTCTGACGCCGGCAGCCTGGATGGAAAATTCGCGCGTTCGCTTATCAAACCTGGACGGGTACTCGACAATCCAACCGCCGTATGGGTCGGCACAGAAGGAGAAGAAGGGCATCCCCCCAACTATACCTCCATCGCCCACCGCGATTCGGGCTATTTTGTCATGCGAAGCGGATGGGACCGCGATGCTCGATACTGTCTCTTTGAAGGCGGTCCCTACGGTCGCTTCCACCAGCACGAAGACATGCTTTCCTTCGACCTCTACGCACATGGCCTGCCTTTTCTTGTGGATCCCGGAATCACTTCCTACTTCCCCAATGAATGGACATCCTTCTACCGCACCACTGAAGCGCACAATACCGTTCTCGTAGATGGTTGCGGGCAGAACCGCCGCGAACAGACCATCGACGAATGGATCGAATCTGCCCGCGACAAAACCGTCTGGCGAAGTGATGATCGCGCCGATGTCGCCATTGCCACTTACGATGCGGGTTATGTCGGGCTGGACGCAGATATTGCCCACCGCCGCACCGTCATGTTCGTCAAACCCAATTATTTTCTCATCTTCGACGAACTCATTGGCGAGGGACAACGCACCTATGAAGCGCTCTTTCACTTCATGCCCTACCGCGTCCTGATTGATCCCGATACCAGAGCCGTGCGTACCGGGCGCATGACCCCGCCCAATCTCGAAATCCTCCCCCTCGCCAACATGACGCCCCGGCTTATCTGCGGACAAAATGATCCCGTACAGGGCTGGCTCGCCATCAGCGGCCAGGATGTGCCCGCACCGGTCGCCATTTACAAAAAACGCGCAACTCTGCCCTTCCGAACCGGCTATGTCCTCGTCCCCTTCACAGACGGCACCACCGCTGGCATCACTTCCAGAATCACCCGCCGTGGCGATACCTGGAACGTGTACATCACCCATCCAGATGGCCGTGTGGATCGCATTAAAATGGACTGGTGTGATAAACAGGGACCAGTGCTCACCTAA
- a CDS encoding CocE/NonD family hydrolase, translated as MQTNYEVNMQLDVKVPMRDGINLSADIYLPRAREKFPTVLMRTPYDNNADNMVEKARRLANNGYACIIQDCRGRWDSEGEYYAFREGEDGYDTQEWIGKQEWCNGKIGMAGSSYGGTVQWRSAPYRSQYLKCITPRVICTDYYSGLVHPGGAFQLNVMMTWGMRTNARTAQTIEFHNWTEAFRALPLIEMDEQAGRNLNFWKDWVEHAAYDDYWEQFNDETKWGEIAVPAFNMGGWYDLYAAQTFTNFNGLRLHGRTEEAKKSKLIVGPWPHSLSLSPKTGDIDFGAPSMVDLESLEQRWFDHWLKGIDNGIADEPPLRLFIMGINQWRDEQEWPLARTQWQKWHLHSGGSANTLLGNGTLSTASPENESPDHYTYDPHYPVPTMGGNNCCSPHIVPWGPYDQRPVEMRSDVLCYTSDPLETALEVTGPIKAVIYAATDCTDTDWTAKLVDVSPTGYAMNLCDGILRARFRESLINPTLLKPGSVYAYEIDLGVTGNVFKKGHRIRLEISSSNFPRFDRNLNTGGSLGRDTEMRQAHQTVYHSKAYPSHITLPVIPAA; from the coding sequence ATGCAGACCAACTACGAAGTCAACATGCAATTAGACGTAAAAGTGCCCATGCGAGATGGTATCAATCTCTCTGCCGATATCTACCTGCCTCGTGCACGCGAGAAATTCCCCACCGTGCTCATGCGAACGCCTTATGACAACAATGCCGACAACATGGTTGAAAAAGCCCGGCGGCTTGCCAACAATGGTTATGCCTGTATTATTCAAGATTGCCGCGGGCGGTGGGACTCGGAAGGAGAATATTACGCCTTTCGGGAAGGCGAAGACGGGTATGACACTCAGGAATGGATCGGTAAACAGGAATGGTGTAATGGCAAAATCGGCATGGCCGGTAGTTCCTATGGCGGCACGGTCCAGTGGCGCAGTGCGCCGTACCGCAGCCAGTACCTCAAATGCATCACGCCCCGCGTTATATGCACGGACTATTACTCGGGCCTCGTCCACCCCGGTGGGGCTTTCCAACTCAACGTCATGATGACCTGGGGCATGCGCACCAATGCTCGCACCGCGCAGACCATTGAATTCCACAATTGGACCGAAGCCTTTCGCGCACTGCCCCTCATCGAAATGGACGAACAGGCGGGCCGCAACCTGAACTTCTGGAAAGACTGGGTCGAGCATGCCGCTTACGACGACTATTGGGAGCAATTCAACGACGAAACCAAATGGGGTGAAATAGCCGTCCCCGCGTTCAACATGGGCGGCTGGTACGACCTTTACGCGGCACAGACCTTCACCAACTTCAACGGCCTGCGCCTGCACGGTCGCACCGAAGAAGCAAAAAAGAGCAAACTCATCGTCGGCCCCTGGCCACATTCTCTCAGCCTATCGCCGAAAACCGGCGACATTGACTTCGGAGCGCCGTCAATGGTCGATCTGGAAAGCCTCGAACAGCGCTGGTTTGACCACTGGCTCAAGGGTATTGACAACGGCATCGCGGATGAACCGCCTTTGCGTCTCTTCATCATGGGCATCAACCAGTGGCGCGATGAACAGGAATGGCCGCTTGCGAGGACCCAATGGCAAAAATGGCACCTGCACTCGGGCGGCAGTGCCAACACACTACTCGGTAATGGCACGCTCTCCACAGCATCACCGGAGAACGAATCACCTGACCACTACACTTATGACCCGCACTACCCCGTCCCCACGATGGGTGGCAACAACTGTTGCTCCCCCCATATCGTGCCCTGGGGTCCCTATGACCAGCGTCCCGTAGAGATGCGAAGCGACGTACTCTGCTACACCAGCGATCCCCTTGAAACAGCCCTGGAAGTCACGGGTCCCATCAAAGCCGTCATCTACGCCGCTACCGACTGTACAGACACGGACTGGACCGCCAAGCTCGTCGATGTATCGCCTACCGGGTATGCCATGAACCTCTGCGACGGCATTTTGCGCGCGCGCTTTCGGGAAAGCCTCATCAACCCCACCTTGCTCAAACCCGGCAGCGTCTATGCCTATGAGATTGACCTCGGCGTAACTGGAAACGTCTTCAAAAAAGGCCACCGTATCCGTCTCGAAATATCTTCTTCCAATTTCCCCCGGTTCGACCGCAATCTCAATACAGGCGGCTCACTGGGCCGTGATACCGAGATGCGCCAGGCCCATCAGACCGTCTATCACTCAAAAGCATATCCTTCTCACATCACGCTACCCGTCATTCCCGCGGCATAG
- the purL gene encoding phosphoribosylformylglycinamidine synthase, giving the protein MSLKHFFRTPALSPTQQHTLIRLSQQHVSAHIQNIETEYCFNVQTDSPLSADQQNRLTYLLSETFEADRFAEQTFLTGPGAILEVGPRMNFSTAWSTNATAICHACGITQISRIERSRRYLITPALSLEQQNIFLSLVHDRMTECLYPCPLTSFDSDAKPEPVFEIPLIEGGRRALEKINRTMGLAFDEWDLNYYTDLFLDEIGRNPTNVECFDIAQSNSEHCRHWFFKGRLIIDGEEMPDHLIAMIQSTLKTNPNNSTIAFKDNSSAIRGYPIRTIVPTTIGSPSPFAFSDRTSDIIFTAETHNFPSGVAPFPGAETGTGGRIRDVQATGRGALVIAGTAAYCVGNLYIPGYDLPWENPKFQYPDNLATPLQIAIEASNGASDYGNKFGEPLIQGYTRSYGMRLPNGERREWIKPIMFSGGIGQMDARHTNKETPKPQMLVTKIGGPAYRIGMGGGAASSMVQGENEAELDFNAVQRGDAEMEQKLNRVIRACVELGDQNPIVSIHDQGAGGNCNVLKEIVEPAGARIDIRAVPVGDETLSVLEIWGAEYQENNALLIRPGHARLFDALCKREKVIYAFVGEVTGDGRVVVFDSTDNTTPVDLDLEKVLGDMPQKPFKLDRFPIRTEPLTLPENLTVEKALDRVLRLVSVGSKRFLTNKVDRCVTGLVAQQQCVGPLQLTAADVAVIAQSHFGTTGAATAIGEQPIKGLIDPAAMGRLCVGEMLTNITWARLSAIEDIKCSGNWMWAAKLPGEGAALYDAARALTDILIELGIAIDGGKDSLSMAAIAPGEDGDETVKTPGTLVISGYVTCPDITQTVTPDLKYPDKGVILYVDLGADKHRLGGSSLAHVYEQLGNESPDVDDPALLKRAIGALQACIAKNYIASGHDRSDGGLITALLEMAFAGNCGIQIDLQTRANAISSLFSEELGLVFEVHPKNLTLVREIFEKVPIQTIGKVTSSPDIQISVNNQRVLKSPMPELRDLWEATSFQLERQQTNLSCVAQEETSLHARTGPKFTAPFAPMPTPPAILNASRKPAVAIVREEGSNGDREMTSAFFAAGFEPWDVTTSDLLSGTIALGEQFRGVVFVGGFSYADVLDSAKGWAGVIRFNDGLRAQFDAFYNRPDTFSLGVCNGCQLMALLGWVPFPGLANAAQPRFIRNESARFESRFSTVQIQDSPAIMFKNMAGASLGVWVAHGEGRAFFPNADVLDRVIDEKLSPVRYVDDNNTATEAYPFNPNGSPRGIAGLCSPDGRHLAMMPHPERTFLKWQWGYMPAKWKRDLQASPWLQIFQNARDWCEGKT; this is encoded by the coding sequence ATGAGCCTGAAGCATTTCTTTCGCACGCCTGCTCTCTCCCCCACGCAGCAACACACCCTGATCCGATTGTCACAGCAACACGTCTCCGCGCACATCCAGAATATTGAAACTGAATACTGTTTCAACGTACAAACAGATAGCCCACTTTCCGCCGACCAGCAAAATCGGCTCACCTATCTGCTATCCGAAACCTTTGAGGCGGATCGGTTTGCAGAGCAGACCTTTCTCACGGGGCCTGGCGCGATCCTCGAAGTGGGGCCGCGCATGAATTTTTCCACAGCCTGGTCAACAAATGCCACGGCAATATGCCACGCCTGCGGAATCACGCAAATTTCGCGCATCGAACGGTCTCGGCGTTACCTCATCACCCCCGCCTTGAGCCTGGAGCAACAGAATATCTTTTTGTCCCTCGTACACGACCGCATGACCGAATGCCTGTATCCCTGTCCCCTCACCTCCTTTGACTCCGATGCAAAACCAGAACCCGTATTCGAGATTCCCCTCATAGAAGGAGGCCGCCGCGCCCTCGAGAAAATCAATCGCACCATGGGCCTGGCATTCGACGAATGGGACCTCAATTATTACACCGATCTGTTTCTCGACGAGATCGGACGCAATCCCACCAACGTCGAATGCTTCGACATTGCCCAATCCAATAGCGAACATTGCAGACACTGGTTTTTTAAAGGCCGTCTCATCATCGACGGCGAAGAGATGCCCGACCACCTCATCGCCATGATCCAATCAACGCTCAAAACCAACCCCAATAACAGCACCATCGCCTTCAAAGACAATTCCAGTGCCATCCGCGGGTATCCGATACGCACTATTGTGCCCACCACTATCGGTAGCCCCTCCCCATTTGCATTCTCAGACCGCACCAGTGACATCATCTTCACTGCTGAAACGCACAACTTCCCATCGGGTGTTGCCCCTTTTCCCGGCGCAGAAACGGGTACCGGCGGACGCATCCGGGATGTGCAAGCCACAGGTCGCGGCGCGCTCGTCATAGCGGGCACAGCGGCGTATTGCGTGGGCAATTTATATATCCCCGGATACGACCTGCCCTGGGAAAATCCCAAATTTCAATATCCCGATAACCTCGCCACCCCCTTGCAAATCGCAATTGAAGCCAGTAATGGGGCTTCGGATTACGGCAACAAATTCGGCGAACCTCTCATACAGGGCTACACGCGATCCTATGGTATGCGCCTACCCAATGGAGAACGCAGAGAATGGATCAAACCCATTATGTTCAGCGGCGGGATCGGTCAGATGGATGCGCGCCATACAAATAAAGAAACACCCAAACCCCAAATGCTCGTCACCAAAATCGGTGGACCGGCCTATCGCATTGGCATGGGAGGTGGGGCTGCTTCGAGCATGGTGCAGGGTGAAAACGAAGCCGAACTCGATTTCAATGCCGTGCAGCGTGGCGATGCAGAAATGGAGCAAAAACTCAACCGCGTGATCCGCGCCTGTGTCGAACTCGGCGATCAAAATCCCATTGTCAGCATCCACGATCAGGGCGCGGGTGGCAACTGCAATGTACTCAAAGAAATCGTTGAACCTGCAGGTGCCCGCATCGATATTCGCGCTGTGCCCGTTGGAGATGAAACCCTATCTGTTCTCGAAATCTGGGGTGCCGAATACCAGGAAAACAATGCCCTGCTCATCCGTCCCGGACACGCCCGTCTCTTCGACGCCCTCTGCAAACGCGAAAAGGTCATCTACGCTTTTGTCGGCGAAGTAACCGGCGATGGAAGAGTGGTAGTCTTCGATAGCACAGACAACACCACACCGGTTGACCTCGACCTGGAAAAAGTCCTTGGCGATATGCCGCAAAAGCCCTTCAAACTCGACCGCTTTCCCATTCGTACAGAACCGCTCACCCTGCCAGAAAATCTAACCGTTGAAAAAGCACTCGACCGCGTGCTTCGCCTCGTTTCTGTTGGTTCCAAACGGTTTCTCACCAACAAAGTTGATCGCTGTGTAACCGGACTTGTCGCACAACAGCAATGCGTGGGGCCGCTCCAGCTAACCGCAGCAGACGTCGCTGTCATTGCACAAAGCCATTTTGGGACGACTGGCGCCGCCACCGCCATCGGCGAACAACCCATCAAGGGGCTTATCGATCCTGCGGCGATGGGACGCCTGTGCGTGGGCGAAATGCTCACCAATATCACCTGGGCGCGGCTGAGTGCCATCGAAGACATCAAATGCTCTGGCAACTGGATGTGGGCGGCCAAATTGCCCGGAGAAGGCGCAGCACTTTACGATGCAGCTCGCGCCCTCACAGATATTCTGATTGAATTGGGCATTGCCATAGATGGCGGCAAAGACAGCCTCTCGATGGCGGCAATCGCACCGGGAGAGGATGGAGACGAAACGGTCAAAACACCCGGCACACTCGTCATATCGGGCTATGTCACCTGTCCCGACATTACACAGACCGTCACGCCCGACTTAAAATATCCCGATAAGGGCGTCATACTTTACGTCGATCTCGGCGCGGACAAACATCGCCTCGGCGGGTCTTCTCTCGCCCATGTGTACGAGCAACTCGGCAACGAGTCGCCAGATGTAGATGATCCCGCTCTTCTCAAACGCGCAATTGGCGCACTCCAGGCCTGTATAGCCAAAAATTATATTGCCTCGGGACACGACCGTAGCGATGGCGGTCTCATCACCGCGCTTCTGGAAATGGCTTTTGCTGGCAACTGTGGTATTCAGATCGATCTCCAAACCCGCGCCAATGCGATTTCCTCGCTCTTTTCCGAAGAACTCGGCCTCGTCTTTGAAGTGCATCCCAAAAACCTGACGCTTGTGCGAGAAATCTTTGAGAAAGTACCTATCCAGACCATTGGAAAAGTAACCTCCAGTCCCGACATCCAAATTTCTGTCAACAACCAGCGCGTTCTCAAAAGTCCCATGCCCGAATTGCGCGACTTATGGGAAGCGACGAGTTTCCAACTCGAACGCCAGCAAACCAATCTATCCTGCGTCGCACAAGAAGAGACTTCTCTGCATGCGCGCACGGGTCCCAAATTTACCGCACCCTTCGCGCCAATGCCCACGCCACCCGCCATTCTCAATGCGAGTCGCAAGCCCGCAGTCGCTATCGTACGCGAAGAGGGCAGCAATGGAGATCGCGAAATGACCTCTGCATTTTTTGCAGCGGGCTTTGAACCCTGGGATGTGACCACCAGCGATCTCTTATCTGGTACCATCGCGCTCGGCGAACAATTCCGAGGCGTTGTATTTGTCGGCGGATTCAGCTATGCCGATGTGCTCGACTCGGCCAAGGGCTGGGCTGGCGTGATTCGTTTCAACGACGGCCTGCGCGCTCAGTTCGATGCCTTCTACAACCGCCCCGATACCTTCAGCCTCGGCGTCTGCAATGGCTGTCAACTCATGGCTCTGCTCGGCTGGGTTCCGTTCCCCGGCCTTGCCAACGCGGCACAACCCCGTTTTATTCGCAACGAATCCGCGCGTTTTGAATCCCGTTTTTCCACTGTGCAAATTCAGGACAGTCCAGCGATTATGTTCAAAAACATGGCCGGCGCATCCCTCGGGGTGTGGGTCGCGCACGGCGAAGGGCGCGCATTTTTCCCCAATGCAGACGTACTCGACCGCGTTATAGATGAAAAACTTTCTCCTGTACGCTATGTAGATGACAACAATACCGCCACCGAAGCCTATCCCTTTAACCCAAATGGTTCTCCGCGCGGTATTGCAGGCCTTTGCTCTCCCGATGGTCGCCATCTCGCCATGATGCCCCATCCCGAACGCACCTTTCTCAAGTGGCAGTGGGGCTATATGCCAGCGAAGTGGAAACGCGATCTTCAAGCCTCTCCGTGGCTTCAAATATTCCAAAACGCCCGCGATTGGTGCGAGGGTAAAACGTAA